A window of the Streptomyces griseochromogenes genome harbors these coding sequences:
- a CDS encoding CYTH and CHAD domain-containing protein: MADAKREIERKYESDDSGLPDLTGTGGVADVLDKGMVDLDATYYDTADQRLAAAALTLRRRTGGSDAGWHLKLPVAPGVRDEIRAPLSDTVPDEIAALVRSRVRCAELVPVVRLRSARDVRHLVDIDGALLAEASVDTVTAERLIGKGGSTQWTEIEVELADDGDPAFLDQVDKRLRKAGVRPSKSPSKLARALEQTGGRRAGPGRRAKPVTAGDHVLAYLREHRDAILAYDPGVRRDVPDSVHQMRVATRRMRSTFRTFGTVLDLGVTGSIAAELKWLAGELGLDRDQEVLAERLTAALEDLPPALILGPVHERLTTWSNTRHGSARDHIIATLDSDRHLALLDTLDAVLADPPLLKKAAGKPQKVLAKAVHKDLAKVSRLVTEALDLPPGQERDVAVHEARKKAKRTRYAAEAAIPALGGSARSLAKSMKSLTSLLGDHQDSVMARRTLCELSETAHEAGESAFTYGLLYGHEERRAAAVEAELPGLWEEITSGVSV; this comes from the coding sequence ATGGCGGATGCGAAGCGTGAGATCGAGCGCAAGTACGAATCCGACGACAGTGGGCTGCCCGACCTGACCGGCACCGGCGGGGTGGCGGACGTCCTCGACAAGGGCATGGTCGACCTGGACGCCACCTACTACGACACCGCCGACCAGCGCCTGGCCGCCGCTGCCCTCACCCTGCGGCGCCGCACCGGAGGCTCGGACGCCGGCTGGCACCTGAAGCTCCCGGTCGCCCCCGGGGTCCGCGACGAGATCAGGGCACCGCTGTCCGACACCGTCCCCGACGAGATCGCCGCACTGGTCCGCTCCCGGGTCCGCTGCGCCGAGCTGGTCCCGGTCGTCCGGCTGCGCTCCGCCCGCGACGTACGCCACCTCGTGGACATCGACGGCGCGCTGCTGGCCGAGGCGAGCGTGGACACCGTCACCGCCGAGCGCCTCATCGGCAAGGGCGGAAGCACCCAGTGGACCGAGATCGAGGTGGAACTGGCGGACGACGGCGACCCGGCCTTCCTCGACCAGGTCGACAAGCGTCTGCGCAAGGCGGGCGTACGGCCCTCGAAGTCGCCGTCCAAGCTGGCCCGGGCCCTGGAACAGACCGGCGGCCGCAGAGCCGGCCCAGGGCGGCGCGCCAAGCCCGTGACCGCCGGCGACCACGTCCTCGCCTACCTCCGCGAGCACCGCGACGCGATCCTCGCGTACGACCCGGGCGTCCGCCGGGACGTGCCGGACTCCGTCCACCAGATGCGGGTGGCGACCCGCCGCATGCGCAGCACCTTCCGTACCTTCGGCACCGTCCTCGACCTCGGCGTCACCGGCTCGATCGCCGCCGAGCTGAAGTGGCTGGCGGGCGAGCTGGGTCTCGACCGCGACCAGGAGGTCCTCGCCGAGCGGCTGACCGCCGCCCTCGAGGACCTGCCGCCCGCCCTGATCCTCGGACCCGTGCACGAACGCCTCACCACCTGGTCGAACACCCGGCACGGCAGCGCCCGCGACCACATCATCGCGACCCTGGACTCCGACCGTCATCTGGCCCTGCTCGACACCCTGGACGCCGTCCTCGCCGACCCGCCGCTGCTGAAGAAGGCCGCCGGGAAGCCGCAGAAGGTGCTCGCCAAGGCCGTGCACAAGGACCTCGCGAAGGTCTCCCGCCTGGTCACCGAGGCACTCGACCTGCCGCCCGGCCAGGAGCGCGACGTCGCCGTGCACGAGGCCCGCAAGAAGGCCAAGCGCACCCGGTACGCGGCCGAGGCGGCCATCCCCGCCCTCGGCGGCAGCGCCCGCTCGCTGGCCAAGTCCATGAAGTCCCTCACCAGCCTGCTCGGCGACCACCAGGACAGCGTCATGGCCCGGCGGACCCTGTGCGAGCTGTCCGAGACGGCCCACGAGGCGGGGGAGAGCGCCTTCACCTACGGCCTGCTGTACGGGCACGAGGAGCGGCGGGCGGCGGCGGTGGAGGCGGAGCTGCCCGGGCTGTGGGAGGAGATCACGTCCGGGGTGTCCGTCTGA
- a CDS encoding heavy metal-responsive transcriptional regulator → MRIGALAAATGITPKTLRFYEQAGLLADPPRTSGGYRDYPAHARARVGFIRSAQAAGLSLAEIRDVLAIRDGGHPPCAHVTELLGRHLADVEHRIAELQATRAVLRELTRTASATDPATCTESDICRILAACCPNA, encoded by the coding sequence ATGCGCATCGGAGCCCTCGCCGCTGCTACCGGCATCACCCCCAAGACCTTGCGCTTCTACGAGCAGGCCGGGCTGCTGGCGGACCCGCCCCGCACCTCGGGTGGCTACCGCGACTACCCAGCCCACGCCCGGGCTCGGGTCGGCTTCATTCGCTCCGCCCAGGCGGCCGGCCTCAGCCTTGCCGAGATCCGCGACGTCCTGGCGATCCGTGACGGCGGCCACCCGCCCTGCGCTCACGTCACCGAGCTCCTCGGCCGGCACCTCGCCGACGTCGAGCACCGGATCGCCGAACTGCAGGCGACCCGCGCCGTGCTGCGCGAGCTGACCCGCACCGCTTCCGCAACCGACCCCGCTACCTGTACCGAGAGCGACATCTGCCGCATCCTCGCTGCTTGCTGTCCGAACGCGTGA
- a CDS encoding glutamate decarboxylase, translating to MTKGDDAALFGNRFLTVPAPSETFPEEGMAATDAMRLLDVDLAMEGDPQRNLATFVTTWMEPEAQRIIAENLHRNFIDHAEYPISAEIEQRCVRMLAGLFNAPGKTTGCRTQGSSEAIMLGALSLKWKWRERRRAANLSVDRPNLVFGGDVHVVWEKFCRYFDVEPRIVPLAEGKYTIGPEDVEPHLDGNTIGVVAVLGTTFTGHKDDVVGIDKLLRDVRKERDLDIPIHVDGASGAFVWPFLYPDSKWDFRLEQVRSINVSGHKYGLVYPGIGWLIFREESDLPKDLVFHENYLGKTDATFTLNFSTGASMVLAQYYNFVRLGRQGYTYVMKMLQENAHALAENLRSSGRFEVIGRDLEQLPLVAFRLAGKHAYDESDVAWQLSAERGWMVPAYTLPPNAERVKIMRALVKETLSREQIDRLSQDIEDACRTLDDKGATHENERAQVKRGTGY from the coding sequence ATGACTAAGGGTGACGACGCGGCCCTGTTCGGCAACCGATTCTTGACCGTGCCTGCTCCCTCGGAGACCTTCCCCGAGGAAGGCATGGCTGCGACGGACGCAATGAGGCTGCTGGATGTGGACCTCGCCATGGAGGGTGACCCGCAGCGTAACCTCGCCACGTTTGTCACCACTTGGATGGAGCCGGAGGCGCAACGGATCATCGCCGAGAATCTCCACCGCAATTTCATCGACCATGCGGAGTACCCGATTTCCGCCGAGATCGAGCAGCGTTGCGTGCGCATGCTCGCCGGCCTCTTCAACGCGCCGGGCAAGACAACCGGATGTCGGACCCAGGGCTCGTCCGAGGCGATCATGCTCGGGGCGCTGTCGCTGAAGTGGAAGTGGCGGGAGCGCCGCCGGGCGGCCAATCTGTCGGTCGATCGACCCAACTTGGTCTTCGGCGGGGACGTCCACGTCGTGTGGGAGAAGTTCTGCCGCTACTTCGACGTCGAGCCGCGGATCGTGCCGCTTGCCGAGGGCAAGTACACGATCGGCCCGGAGGACGTGGAGCCTCACCTCGACGGGAACACGATCGGCGTCGTCGCCGTCCTCGGTACCACGTTCACCGGCCACAAGGACGATGTTGTCGGGATCGACAAGCTCCTGCGGGACGTCCGCAAGGAGCGGGACCTCGACATCCCGATCCACGTTGACGGAGCCAGTGGCGCATTTGTGTGGCCCTTCCTCTACCCGGATTCGAAATGGGACTTCCGGCTTGAGCAGGTCCGTTCGATCAACGTCTCGGGACACAAGTACGGCCTGGTCTACCCCGGCATCGGCTGGCTGATCTTCCGCGAGGAGTCCGACCTGCCCAAGGACCTCGTGTTCCACGAGAACTACTTGGGCAAGACCGACGCGACGTTCACGCTGAACTTCTCTACCGGCGCGTCGATGGTGCTCGCGCAGTATTACAACTTCGTCCGGCTCGGTCGCCAGGGCTACACCTACGTCATGAAGATGTTGCAGGAGAACGCCCACGCGTTGGCGGAGAACCTGCGTAGCAGCGGCCGCTTCGAGGTGATCGGGAGAGACCTCGAGCAGCTGCCGCTGGTGGCCTTCCGTCTTGCCGGCAAGCACGCCTACGACGAGTCCGACGTTGCCTGGCAACTCTCGGCCGAGCGCGGCTGGATGGTGCCGGCGTACACGCTCCCGCCCAACGCGGAGCGGGTGAAGATCATGCGTGCCCTGGTCAAGGAGACCCTGAGCCGCGAGCAGATCGATCGCCTGAGCCAGGACATTGAGGACGCGTGTCGCACGTTGGACGACAAGGGTGCGACCCATGAGAACGAGCGGGCCCAGGTCAAGCGCGGCACCGGCTACTGA
- a CDS encoding ZIP family metal transporter encodes MSGSQITLLGAIAGLTIYLGLPIGRLRSAAPRLRAGLNAVAIGILLFLFWDVLSAAWEPTDAALSEHDWGTAASGGLALTAAFAAGLAGLVYYDRWAAHRRSSTTPQSEGPGAAAATELAPKSHSQAGSLALMIAIGIGLHNFAEGLAIGNSAAKGEISLAVLLVIGFGLHNATEGFGIVAPLAAEGTRPSWGTLALLGLIGGGPTFVGTLVGQHLVNDTLSIAFLGLAGGSILYVVIELLAVARRAGLKELTTWMILLGVFLGFATDAVVTAAGV; translated from the coding sequence GTGTCCGGTTCGCAGATCACTCTGCTCGGCGCCATCGCCGGTCTCACCATCTATCTCGGCCTGCCCATCGGCCGCCTGCGCAGCGCCGCACCCCGGCTGAGGGCGGGACTCAACGCGGTGGCCATCGGAATCCTGCTCTTCCTGTTCTGGGACGTGCTCAGCGCGGCATGGGAGCCCACCGACGCCGCTCTCAGCGAGCACGACTGGGGCACGGCAGCATCCGGCGGACTGGCCCTCACCGCCGCCTTCGCCGCCGGGCTGGCGGGCCTGGTCTACTACGACCGCTGGGCCGCGCACCGCCGGAGCTCCACCACGCCCCAGTCCGAAGGCCCGGGCGCGGCCGCCGCGACCGAACTGGCCCCCAAGTCCCACTCGCAGGCCGGCAGTCTCGCGCTGATGATCGCCATCGGCATCGGCCTGCACAACTTCGCCGAGGGCCTCGCCATCGGCAACTCCGCGGCCAAGGGCGAGATCTCACTCGCGGTGCTGCTCGTCATCGGCTTCGGCCTGCACAACGCCACCGAAGGCTTCGGGATCGTCGCCCCTTTGGCCGCTGAGGGCACCCGCCCCTCGTGGGGCACCCTCGCGCTGCTCGGGCTCATCGGCGGCGGCCCCACCTTTGTCGGCACCCTCGTGGGCCAGCACCTGGTCAACGACACGCTCTCCATCGCGTTCCTGGGGCTCGCGGGCGGCTCCATCCTCTACGTCGTCATCGAGCTCCTGGCCGTCGCCCGCCGCGCCGGCCTCAAGGAACTCACCACCTGGATGATCCTGCTCGGCGTGTTCCTCGGCTTCGCCACCGACGCCGTCGTCACCGCAGCCGGCGTCTGA
- a CDS encoding alkylmercury lyase family protein gives MYVEMLTVPDCPNGPMLRERLTHALAGRTDVELTEHVVDDQTEAERRGMHGSPTLLVDGRDPFAVPGTAASVSCRLYRGTDGRVGGAPSVEELRRVLATPATGGADRAAGRAGRGRLAPIEGGLRAVQQAVLRSFATTGAPPEAAGLESTAEPFGVPAARVLADLAVEDFLTLDDTGRIQAAYPFSATATEHVVQIAGGPTVWSMCAIDALGIPVMLGADAVIASTDPVTGEPVRVEFTGGKTTWEPDTAVVYYGARPDTGPAAAVCCGYLRFFTGHATAEQWTGQHADISGAVLDQAEAERLGADIFGSLPTVPAQ, from the coding sequence ATGTACGTGGAGATGCTGACCGTCCCGGACTGCCCGAACGGCCCGATGCTGCGGGAACGGCTGACCCACGCCCTCGCGGGCCGCACAGATGTGGAGCTCACCGAGCACGTGGTCGATGACCAGACGGAGGCGGAACGGCGCGGTATGCACGGCTCCCCGACGCTGCTGGTAGACGGCCGCGATCCGTTCGCCGTCCCGGGCACTGCGGCCAGCGTCTCCTGCCGCCTCTACCGTGGCACGGACGGCCGGGTCGGCGGAGCGCCCTCCGTCGAGGAATTGCGGCGGGTGCTCGCCACTCCCGCCACCGGCGGCGCGGACCGGGCGGCCGGCCGAGCCGGGCGGGGCCGTCTCGCCCCGATCGAGGGTGGCCTTCGGGCGGTGCAACAGGCCGTCCTGCGCTCCTTCGCCACCACCGGCGCCCCGCCCGAGGCCGCTGGGCTGGAGTCGACGGCCGAGCCTTTCGGCGTCCCCGCCGCCCGGGTGCTCGCCGACCTGGCCGTCGAGGACTTCCTCACCCTGGACGACACCGGCCGAATCCAGGCCGCGTACCCGTTCTCCGCCACTGCCACCGAGCACGTCGTGCAGATCGCCGGCGGCCCGACGGTGTGGTCGATGTGCGCGATCGACGCGCTCGGCATCCCGGTCATGCTGGGCGCCGACGCCGTCATCGCCTCCACCGACCCGGTCACCGGCGAGCCCGTCCGCGTGGAGTTCACCGGTGGAAAGACCACCTGGGAGCCGGACACCGCGGTGGTCTACTACGGCGCCCGCCCCGACACCGGCCCGGCCGCCGCCGTCTGCTGCGGCTACCTGCGCTTTTTCACCGGGCACGCCACCGCCGAGCAGTGGACCGGGCAGCACGCCGACATCAGCGGCGCCGTCCTGGACCAGGCGGAGGCAGAGCGCCTGGGCGCGGACATCTTTGGCTCCCTGCCGACCGTACCCGCACAGTAA
- a CDS encoding Dyp-type peroxidase → MAARAEFIGDTGESAPARWEPPFGTGQVHVVLSLLAADQESLAVVVERARKAHAQLPGLQVVHRQDFYQLSTGRTSFGYKDGIGNPTIEGSGAESPPGDGSVLKAGEFVLGYPDETGNLPPMPQPAELGRNGTFVAWRKLHTRVAAFRRYLHDNSDSPEEESLLAAKIVGRWQSGAPLILAPEHDDPALGADDQRNNGFRYESDPRGAICPHGAHARRANPRDSEIIGDIRLHRMIRRGTNYGPPLPAGTLDDDGADRGIVFVFIGSHLDRQFEFVKSQWLNDGHFTGLDQEKDLLTGNNDGTGIFTIPQYPIRRRLHGVERFVITRGGEYFFLPSLSALRWLANPAA, encoded by the coding sequence ATGGCGGCGCGCGCCGAGTTCATCGGTGACACCGGTGAGAGTGCGCCCGCACGCTGGGAGCCGCCCTTCGGCACCGGCCAGGTCCACGTCGTGCTGTCCCTCCTGGCCGCCGACCAGGAGTCATTGGCGGTCGTCGTCGAACGTGCCCGCAAGGCCCACGCGCAGCTTCCCGGTCTTCAGGTCGTCCATCGCCAGGACTTCTACCAGCTGTCCACCGGGCGCACCAGCTTCGGCTACAAGGACGGCATCGGCAACCCCACGATCGAAGGCAGCGGCGCCGAGAGTCCGCCCGGTGACGGTTCCGTGCTCAAGGCAGGCGAATTCGTGCTCGGCTATCCCGACGAGACCGGAAACCTGCCGCCGATGCCGCAGCCGGCCGAGCTGGGCCGCAACGGCACCTTCGTGGCCTGGCGGAAGCTGCACACACGCGTCGCGGCCTTCCGCCGGTATCTCCACGACAACTCCGACAGCCCGGAGGAAGAGTCGCTGCTCGCCGCCAAGATCGTGGGCCGCTGGCAGAGCGGCGCCCCGTTGATCCTGGCACCCGAGCACGACGACCCGGCCCTGGGAGCGGACGACCAGCGCAACAACGGCTTCCGCTACGAGTCCGATCCGCGTGGCGCGATCTGCCCCCACGGCGCCCACGCCAGGCGAGCCAACCCGCGCGACTCAGAGATCATCGGCGACATCCGCCTGCACCGCATGATTCGACGGGGCACCAACTACGGTCCCCCGCTTCCGGCCGGGACCCTGGACGACGACGGCGCCGACCGTGGCATCGTCTTCGTCTTCATCGGCTCGCACCTCGACCGTCAGTTTGAATTCGTGAAGTCGCAATGGTTGAACGACGGCCATTTCACCGGCCTCGACCAGGAGAAGGACCTGCTCACGGGCAACAACGACGGCACGGGCATCTTCACGATCCCGCAGTACCCCATCCGGCGCCGCCTGCACGGCGTAGAGCGTTTTGTCATCACCCGCGGCGGAGAGTACTTCTTCCTGCCGAGCCTCAGCGCGCTGCGTTGGCTGGCGAACCCTGCCGCCTGA
- a CDS encoding cytochrome P450, protein MARQEDGSYVISTYHEITDILNDPHLSSDVRNLSRPMPSVEGGATSSFIHMDPPEHDRLRRMATRHFGPPHTPGLVTGMEDDLTATVGSLIDGFAGKEQIDVVDDFAFPLPVTVICHLLGVPREDEPRFHLWVNDIMNSIDYNPKTDPKEKLDKGVQARKDLRQCLGRLVEQRHGRPGDGLLGRLANDDGPDGRMADDDIVATAKLLLIAGHETIVNLVTNGMLTLLRHPQVLQRLRDEPDLVVPLVEELLRYEPPVQIIPWRAAYSDITVGDTVIPKGSQIMLMLASGSRDPKRFHDPDRFDPDRRDNQHLGFGSGIHLCFGGPLARLETQIALTELVRRLDRPRLVADPPPYRPSPVLRGPIHLDIEQGDG, encoded by the coding sequence GTGGCTCGGCAGGAGGACGGCAGCTACGTCATCAGTACCTATCACGAGATCACGGACATACTGAATGACCCGCATCTGAGCTCCGACGTGCGCAATCTGTCGCGTCCGATGCCCTCAGTCGAGGGAGGGGCCACGTCGTCGTTCATCCACATGGACCCGCCCGAGCACGATCGCCTGCGGCGGATGGCGACGCGTCACTTCGGCCCCCCGCACACCCCGGGGCTGGTGACCGGCATGGAAGACGACCTGACCGCCACCGTCGGCAGCCTGATCGACGGTTTCGCGGGCAAGGAGCAGATCGACGTCGTCGACGATTTCGCCTTCCCGCTCCCCGTCACCGTGATCTGTCACTTGCTCGGCGTGCCACGCGAGGACGAGCCGAGGTTCCACCTCTGGGTCAACGACATCATGAACTCGATCGACTACAACCCCAAGACCGACCCGAAGGAGAAACTGGACAAGGGCGTACAGGCCCGCAAGGACTTGCGCCAGTGCCTCGGCCGCTTGGTGGAACAGCGCCACGGCCGGCCGGGCGACGGTCTGTTGGGCCGGCTGGCCAACGATGACGGGCCCGACGGTCGGATGGCCGACGACGACATCGTCGCCACCGCCAAACTGCTGCTCATCGCCGGCCATGAGACCATCGTCAACCTCGTCACCAACGGGATGCTGACGCTGCTGCGCCACCCACAGGTGCTGCAGCGACTGCGTGACGAACCGGACCTCGTCGTGCCGCTGGTCGAGGAACTGCTGCGCTACGAGCCCCCCGTGCAGATCATTCCCTGGCGAGCGGCGTACAGCGATATCACCGTCGGCGACACCGTCATCCCCAAGGGTTCGCAGATCATGCTCATGTTGGCCTCGGGCAGCCGCGATCCGAAGCGCTTCCACGATCCCGACCGCTTCGACCCGGATCGGCGTGACAACCAGCACCTGGGGTTCGGCAGCGGCATCCACCTGTGCTTCGGCGGCCCGCTGGCCCGGCTGGAAACCCAGATCGCGCTGACCGAGCTGGTACGCCGGCTCGACCGCCCCAGGCTGGTCGCCGACCCGCCGCCGTACCGGCCCAGCCCCGTTCTTCGGGGTCCGATCCATCTGGACATCGAGCAGGGTGACGGTTGA
- a CDS encoding ferredoxin — MKVVVDLSRCAGYAQCAFLAPEAFRMHGEEALMYDPNPDDARRDQVLRAAAACPVQAILVDQLEVRHAPAEASPS, encoded by the coding sequence GTGAAAGTTGTCGTTGATCTTTCCCGATGTGCGGGGTATGCGCAGTGTGCGTTCCTGGCTCCGGAGGCGTTCCGGATGCACGGTGAGGAAGCGCTCATGTACGACCCGAACCCCGACGACGCCCGGCGCGACCAGGTGCTGCGCGCCGCGGCGGCCTGCCCGGTCCAGGCGATCCTGGTCGACCAGCTGGAGGTGCGGCACGCACCGGCGGAGGCGTCGCCGTCATGA
- a CDS encoding TIGR03960 family B12-binding radical SAM protein produces the protein MPVESVFPQLEALLPHVQKPIQYVGGELNSTVKNWDECDVRWALMYPDAYEVGLPNQGVMILYEVLNEREGVLAERTYSVWPDLEALMREHGVPQFTVDSHRPVKAFDVFGLSFSTELGYTNMLTALDLAGIPLESKDRTIDDPIVLAGGHAAFNPEPIADFIDAAVIGDGEQAVLDMTRIIREWKAEGRPGGREEVLFRLAKTGGVYIPAFYDVEYLPDGRIGRVVPNKSGVPWRVSKHTVMDLDEWPYPKQPLVPLAETVHERMSVEIFRGCTRGCRFCQAGMITRPVRERSITGIGEMVEKGLKATGFEEVGLLSLSSADHTEIGDIAKGLADRYEDDKIGLSLPSTRVDAFNIDLANELTRNGRRSGLTFAPEGGSERIRKVINKMVSEEDLIRTVSTAYGNGWRQVKLYFMCGLPTETDDDVLQIADMATHVIQKGREVSRSNDIRCTVSIGGFVPKPHTPFQWAPQLSAEETDARLEKLRDKIRGDKKYGRSIGFRYHDGKPGIVEGLLSRGDRRIGAVIRAVYEDGGRFDGWREHFSYDRWMACADKALTAFGVDVDWYTTRERTYEEVLPWDHLDSGLDKDWLWEDWQDALDETEVDDCRWTPCFDCGVCPQMDTSIQIGPTGKKLLPLTVKNAGPTPAARGHAH, from the coding sequence ATGCCTGTCGAGTCGGTTTTCCCGCAGCTCGAAGCTCTGCTCCCCCACGTGCAGAAGCCGATCCAGTACGTCGGCGGAGAGCTCAACTCCACCGTCAAGAACTGGGACGAGTGCGACGTCCGCTGGGCACTCATGTACCCGGACGCGTACGAGGTCGGTCTGCCCAACCAGGGCGTCATGATCCTCTACGAGGTCCTCAACGAGCGGGAGGGCGTCCTCGCCGAGCGCACCTACAGCGTGTGGCCGGACCTGGAGGCGCTGATGCGGGAGCACGGCGTCCCCCAGTTCACGGTGGACAGCCACCGCCCGGTGAAGGCCTTCGACGTGTTCGGCCTGTCCTTCTCCACGGAGCTGGGCTACACGAACATGCTGACGGCCCTGGACCTCGCGGGCATCCCCCTGGAGTCCAAGGACCGCACCATCGACGACCCGATCGTCCTGGCCGGCGGCCACGCGGCCTTCAACCCGGAGCCGATCGCGGACTTCATCGACGCGGCCGTGATCGGTGACGGCGAGCAGGCCGTGCTCGACATGACGCGGATCATCCGCGAGTGGAAGGCGGAGGGCCGCCCCGGCGGCCGCGAGGAGGTCCTCTTCCGCCTGGCGAAGACGGGCGGGGTGTACATCCCTGCGTTCTACGACGTCGAGTACCTGCCCGACGGCCGTATCGGCCGCGTCGTCCCCAACAAGTCGGGCGTCCCGTGGCGCGTCTCCAAGCACACGGTGATGGACCTGGACGAGTGGCCGTACCCCAAGCAGCCGCTCGTCCCCCTCGCCGAGACGGTCCACGAGCGCATGTCGGTCGAGATCTTCCGGGGCTGCACGCGAGGCTGCCGCTTCTGCCAGGCGGGCATGATCACCCGCCCGGTGCGCGAGCGCTCGATCACGGGCATCGGCGAGATGGTCGAGAAGGGCCTCAAGGCGACCGGCTTCGAGGAGGTCGGCCTGCTCTCCCTGTCCTCCGCGGACCACACGGAGATCGGCGACATCGCCAAGGGCCTGGCGGACCGCTACGAGGACGACAAGATCGGCCTCTCGCTCCCCTCCACCCGCGTGGACGCCTTCAACATCGACCTCGCCAACGAACTGACGCGCAACGGCCGCCGCTCGGGCCTGACCTTCGCCCCTGAAGGTGGCTCGGAACGCATCCGCAAGGTCATCAACAAGATGGTCTCGGAAGAGGACCTGATCAGGACGGTCTCGACGGCCTACGGCAACGGCTGGCGCCAGGTGAAGCTGTACTTCATGTGCGGCCTGCCCACCGAGACCGACGACGACGTCCTCCAGATCGCCGACATGGCGACGCACGTGATCCAGAAGGGCCGCGAGGTGTCGAGGTCGAACGACATCCGCTGCACGGTCTCGATCGGCGGCTTCGTCCCCAAGCCCCACACCCCCTTCCAGTGGGCGCCCCAGCTTTCCGCGGAGGAGACGGACGCCCGCCTCGAAAAGCTCCGCGACAAGATCCGCGGCGACAAGAAGTACGGCCGCTCGATCGGCTTCCGCTACCACGACGGCAAGCCCGGCATCGTCGAGGGCCTCCTGTCCCGCGGCGACCGCCGCATCGGCGCGGTCATCCGCGCGGTCTACGAGGACGGCGGCCGCTTCGACGGCTGGCGCGAGCACTTCTCCTACGACCGCTGGATGGCCTGCGCCGACAAGGCGCTGACCGCCTTCGGCGTGGACGTCGACTGGTACACCACCCGCGAGCGCACGTACGAGGAAGTCCTCCCCTGGGACCACCTGGACTCCGGCCTCGACAAGGACTGGCTCTGGGAGGACTGGCAGGACGCCCTCGACGAGACCGAGGTCGACGACTGCCGCTGGACGCCGTGCTTCGACTGCGGTGTCTGCCCGCAGATGGACACCAGCATCCAGATCGGCCCGACCGGCAAGAAGCTGCTGCCGTTGACGGTCAAGAACGCTGGTCCGACGCCGGCTGCGAGGGGTCACGCGCACTGA
- a CDS encoding GAP family protein produces the protein MGKVLGDVLGFAAAVAISPLPIIAIILLLATPRGRLNGPLFTVGWILGLSALGAIMLAIAPPAGASTHNHPATWVGALKLVLGLFLVLFGARQWHRRPKDPSQAQLPKWMGAIDSLTPVKVFALGLALAALNAKNAPLTIAAAASIGSAGLPLGQQIASLAIFVLIATLGLLAPLGVYLLGGERAKTTLGNWKDWAARHNVAVMAALFFVLGLKLLGDSIGILTS, from the coding sequence ATGGGCAAAGTCCTCGGTGACGTACTGGGTTTCGCGGCCGCCGTCGCGATCAGCCCGCTTCCCATCATCGCCATCATCCTCCTACTCGCCACGCCTCGGGGACGTCTCAACGGCCCCCTCTTCACCGTCGGCTGGATCCTGGGACTCTCGGCATTGGGCGCGATAATGCTTGCGATCGCTCCCCCCGCAGGTGCCTCCACCCACAACCACCCGGCCACCTGGGTGGGAGCCCTCAAGCTCGTCCTGGGCCTGTTCCTCGTCCTCTTCGGCGCCCGGCAATGGCACCGACGCCCAAAGGATCCCTCACAAGCCCAGCTGCCGAAATGGATGGGCGCGATCGACAGCCTCACGCCGGTCAAGGTCTTCGCACTCGGACTGGCCCTGGCCGCACTCAACGCCAAGAACGCCCCGCTGACCATCGCCGCGGCCGCCTCCATCGGCTCAGCCGGACTGCCGCTCGGGCAGCAGATCGCATCGCTGGCAATCTTCGTCCTGATCGCCACACTCGGCCTCCTAGCCCCACTGGGGGTCTACCTGCTCGGGGGAGAGCGAGCGAAGACCACACTCGGCAACTGGAAAGACTGGGCAGCTCGGCACAACGTCGCCGTGATGGCAGCCCTGTTCTTCGTACTCGGGCTGAAACTGCTCGGTGACAGCATCGGCATCCTCACCTCCTGA